The Triticum dicoccoides isolate Atlit2015 ecotype Zavitan chromosome 6A, WEW_v2.0, whole genome shotgun sequence genome has a window encoding:
- the LOC119314243 gene encoding glutamate receptor 3.1-like, with the protein MGTAFPMLLVLSLLLYPNGISKSLAARPPVVNIGSILQLNSTTGGVAAIAINAALEDINSDPTVLNGTTLKVETKDTNCFDGFLGMVQALQFMETDVIAIVGPQCSTIAHIISYVANELRVPLMSFASDATLSSIQFPFFVRTAPSDLYQMAAVAAVVDYNHWKIVTAIYIDDDFGRNGIAALDDALTAKRCKISYKIGFPANAKKSELINLLVSVSYMESRVIILHTGAEPGLKLFSMANRLNMMGNGYVWIATDWLSAYLDANSSVPAETISGMQGVLTLRPHIPSSEMKGNLISKWSRQSQKYNHSDLRVNTYGFYVYDSVWAVARALDAFFDDGGSISFSNDSRLRDGAGGTLHLEAMSIFDKGKKLLDKIRKVNFTGPSGKVQFDASGDLIHPAYEIINVIGNGMRTIGFWSNYSGLLSTVPPEALYSKSPNTSLANQQLYDVIWPGQTAQRPRGWVFPSNAKELKIGIPNRFSFREFVTKDNVTGSMKGYCIDVFTQALALLPYPVTYKFVPFGSGTENPHYDKLIQMVESNELDGAVGDIAVTMKRTVIADFTQPFIETGLVILAPVKRHITTSWAFLQPFTLEMWCVTGLFFLVVGVVVWVLEHRINDEFRGSPRQQMITIFWFSFSTLFFAHRENTMSTLGRGVLLIWLFVVLIIQSSYTASLTSILTVQQLDTSIKGIDDLKNSDAPVGFQVGSFAQDYMVNELNISRSRLRALGSPKEYAKALELGPKKGGVMAIVDERPYVELFLSTYCKIAVAGSDFTSRGWGFAFPRDSPLQVDLSTAILSLSENGELQRIHDKWLKTGECAADESEMINSNQLRLESFWGLFIICAMACVISLLIYFGIMLRKYMRHEPKKSLRRFISFIDDKEPPKNRKKRSMSLPASATATTPMTALDIERPARPVRNGSVIDIEG; encoded by the exons ATGGGGACAGCTTTTCCCATGTTGTTGGTTCTCTCTCTGCTCCTGTACCCTAATGGCATCTCCAAGAGCTTAGCTGCAAGGCCTCCAGTTGTGAATATTGGGTCTATTCTTCAATTGAACTCCACCACTGGAGGTGTTGCGGCGATTGCCATCAATGCAGCCTTGGAGGATATCAACTCTGATCCAACAGTTCTAAATGGAACAACATTAAAGGTTGAAACCAAGGATACAAATTGCTTTGATGGTTTCCTTGGCATGGTTCAAG CTTTACAGTTCATGGAGACTGATGTTATTGCAATCGTTGGCCCCCAGTGCTCCACAATTGCTCATATCATTTCATATGTAGCAAATGAGCTCCGAGTCCCCTTGATGTCCTTTGCGTCTGATGCTACTCTTTCATCGATACAGTTCCCGTTCTTTGTCAGGACTGCTCCCAGTGATCTCTATCAAATGGCGGCTGTGGCAGCAGTTGTGGACTACAACCACTGGAAGATAGTGACTGCCATATACATTGATGATGATTTTGGTCGAAATGGCATTGCtgctttggatgatgcactcactgcGAAGCGCTGCAAAATTTCCTACAAGATTGGATTTCCTGCAAATGCTAAAAAGAGTGAGCTTATTAATTTGTTGGTTAGTGTCAGTTATATGGAGTCTCGTGTTATCATCCTCCATACTGGTGCTGAACCTGGACTCAAGCTTTTCTCTATGGCAAACCGACTAAACATGATGGGCAATGGCTATGTATGGATTGCAACTGACTGGCTTTCTGCATATCTTGATGCTAATTCATCAGTTCCTGCTGAGACTATATCTGGTATGCAAGGTGTTCTTACTTTACGGCCACATATCCCCAGCTCAGAAATGAAGGGTAATTTGATCTCCAAGTGGAGCAGGCAAAGTCAGAAGTACAACCATAGTGATCTTCGTGTAAATACTTATGGTTTTTATGTTTATGATAGTGTATGGGCAGTAGCTCGGGCTCTTGATGCCTTCTTTGATGATGGTGGTAGCATTTCCTTCTCAAATGACTCGCGGTTGCGTGATGGAGCTGGGGGAACTCTTCACCTTGAAGCAATGAGTATTTTTGACAAGGGAAAGAAATTATTGGACAAGATTAGAAAGGTAAACTTCACTGGGCCATCTGGGAAAGTGCAATTCGATGCTTCAGGTGACCTCATTCATCCTGCATATGAGATCATAAATGTCATCGGAAATGGCATGCGGACCATTGGTTTTTGGTCAAACTATTCTGGCTTGTTATCAACTGTCCCTCCAGAGGCTCTATATTCAAAGTCCCCAAATACTTCTCTAGCCAATCAGCAACTCTATGATGTTATTTGGCCTGGGCAGACTGCACAGAGGCCTCGAGGATGGGTTTTTCCTTCTAATGCCAAGGAGTTAAAAATTGGTATTCCCAACAGATTCAGTTTCAGGGAGTTTGTCACGAAAGACAATGTTACCGGGTCAATGAAGGGTTATTGCATTGATGTCTTTACCCAGGCATTGGCTTTGCTTCCTTATCCTGTTACCTACAAGTTTGTACCTTTTGGGAGTGGTACTGAAAATCCTCATTATGACAAACTCATACAGATGGTTGAATCAAAT GAGCTTGATGGAGCTGTAGGGGATATCGCAGTTACAATGAAGCGCACAGTAATTGCTGATTTCACCCAGCCTTTCATTGAAACAGGATTGGTTATCTTGGCTCCGGTTAAAAGGCATATAACAACATCCTGGGCATTCTTGCAGCCATTTACTTTGGAGATGTGGTGTGTTACAGGGTTGTTCTTTCTTGTTGTGGGTGTGGTTGTTTGGGTTCTTGAACATCGAATCAATGATGAGTTCCGCGGCTCGCCACGACAACAAATGATAACTATTTTCTG GTTCAGCTTTTCGACTTTGTTCTTTGCACACA GAGAAAATACCATGAGCACCTTAGGGCGCGGTGTGTTACTCATATGGCTATTTGTTGTTTTGATCATTCAATCCAGCTATACCGCGAGTCTTACTTCCATCCTGACCGTGCAACAACTTGATACTTCTATAAAAGGAATCGATGACCTGAAAAATAGCGATGCTCCTGTTGGTTTCCAAGTTGGTTCTTTTGCACAAGACTACATGGTTAATGAACTGAACATCTCACGGTCAAGGCTAAGAGCTCTCGGTTCCCCAAAAGAATATGCTAAAGCGCTCGAGCTTGGCCCTAAGAAAGGAGGTGTTATGGCCATCGTTGACGAGCGCCCCTATGTTGAACTGTTTTTGTCAACTTACTGCAAGATTGCGGTAGCTGGCTCAGATTTCACCAGCAGAGGATGGGGCTTT GCATTTCCACGGGATTCCCCTCTGCAAGTGGACCTGTCCACCGCGATCCTGTCACTGTCAGAGAACGGGGAGCTGCAGCGGATCCACGACAAGTGGCTCAAGACAGGCGAGTGCGCAGCCGACGAAAGCGAGATGATCAACTCGAACCAGCTCCGCCTCGAGAGCTTCTGGGGCCTGTTCATAATCTGTGCCATGGCGTGCGTCATCTCGCTGCTCATCTACTTCGGCATCATGCTGCGCAAGTACATGAGACACGAGCCGAAGAAGAGCCTCAGGAGGTTCATCTCGTTCATCGACGACAAGGAGCCACCGAAGAACCGGAAGAAGCGGTCCATGAGCCTGCCTGCGAGTGCGACGGCCACCACACCGATGACCGCCCTCGACATAGAGAGGCCGGCCAGACCGGTCAGGAACGGCAGCGTTATTGATATAGAAGGCTAG
- the LOC119314246 gene encoding peptidyl-prolyl cis-trans isomerase FKBP18, chloroplastic-like produces the protein MPPPPSSMAPSALPSRTFHRRHPLPSPAPPPPPPSTVPCCVSRRRAAAQLLLSAGLLTAVSSSSPPALAARRGRRTIAPEDYASTPDGLKYYDLIEGKGPTAEKGSTVQVHFDCIYRSITVVSSREAKLLAGNRSIAQPYVFTVGSLPGKERKRDFADTANGLFSAQASPKPPRAMYMITEGMKVGGKRRVIVPPDLGYGKKGQGEIPADASFELDIELLEVIPPTDS, from the exons ATGCCTCCTCCTCCGTCGTCCATGGCGCCCTCCGCCCTGCCTTCCAGAACCTTCCACCGCCGCCACCCTCTTCCCTCCCcagcaccccctcctcctcctccctcgaccGTCCCCTGCTGCGTCTCCCGGCGGAGGGCGgccgcgcagctcctcctctcggccGGCCTCCTCAccgccgtctcctcctcctccccgccggcgCTCGCCGCCAGGAGGGGCCGCCGGACCATCGCGCCGGAGGACTACGCGTCCACAC CTGATGGCCTGAAGTACTACGATCTTATTGAAGGGAAGGGCCCAACTGCCGAGAAGGGATCAACGGTCCAG GTTCATTTCGACTGCATATACCGTAGCATCACTGTGGTGTCGAGCCGCGAGGCCAAGCTCCTGGCGGGGAACCGGAGCATCGCACAG CCCTATGTGTTCACCGTCGGATCGCTGCCTGGAAAAGAGAGGAAGCGCGATTTCGCAGACACCGCCAACGGGCTGTTCTCCGCGCAGGCTTCGCCGAAGCCTCCACGGGCCATGTACATGATAACCGAGGGGATGAAAGTTGGGGGGAAG AGGAGGGTGATTGTCCCTCCAGACCTGGGTTATGGGAAAAAGGGGCAGGGCGAGATACCG GCTGATGCTAGTTTTGAActggatatagagcttttggaagtGATCCCTCCTACAGATAGTTGA
- the LOC119314245 gene encoding UTP--glucose-1-phosphate uridylyltransferase-like, with protein sequence MADEKLAKLREAVAGLGQISDKEKSGFISLVSRYLSGNEEQIEWGKIHTPTDEVVVPYDTLAAPPEDLAATKALLDKLAVLKLNGGLGTTMGCTGPKSVIEVRNGFTFLDLIVVQIESLNKKYGSNVPLLLMNSFNTHDDTSKIVEKYANSNIQIHTFNQSQYPRVVADEFLPWSSKGKTDKDGWYPPGHGDIFPSLMNSGKLDLLLSQGKEYVFIANSDNLGAIVDMKILNHLVHKQNEYCMEVTPKTLADVKGGTLISYEGRVQLLEIAQVPDAHVDEFKSIEKFKIFNTNNLWVSLKAIKRLVEADALKMEIIPNPKEVEGVKVLQLETAAGAAIRFFDHAIGMNVPRSRFLPVKATSDLQLVQSDLYTLVDGFVTRNSARTNPSNPSIELGPEFKKVGCFLGRFKSIPSIVELDSLKVSGDVWFGSGIVLKGKVTITAKPGVKLEIPDGKVIENKDINGPEDL encoded by the exons ATGGCGGACGAGAAGCTCGCCAAGCTGCGCGAGGCCGTCGCCGGCCTCGGCCAGATCAG CGACAAGGAGAAGTCCGGGTTCATCAGCCTCGTCTCCCGCTACCTCAG CGGCAATGAGGAACAGATCGAGTGGGGCAAGATCCACACGCCGACCGACGAGGTGGTGGTGCCGTACGACACCCTAGCAGCCCCGCCGGAAG ACCTGGCGGCGACCAAGGCGCTGCTCGACAAGCTCGCCGTGCTCAAGCTCAACGGCGGCCTGGGCACCACCATGGGGTGCACAGGCCCAAA GTCGGTCATCGAGGTGCGAAACGGGTTCACCTTCCTCGACCTGATCGTGGTCCAGATCGAG TCCCTGAACAAGAAGTATGGCAGCAACGTGCCGCTGCTCCTGATGAACTCCTTCAACACCCATGATGACACCTCGAAG ATTGTCGAGAAATACGCCAATTCAAACATCCAAATCCATACGTTCAACCAG AGCCAGTATCCTCGTGTCGTGGCCGATGAGTTCTTGCCGTGGTCTTCCAAGGGGAAGACTGACAAGGATGGCTG GTACCCTCCTGGCCATGGTGACATCTTCCCATCCCTGATGAACAGCGGCAAGCTCGATTTACTACTCTCGCAG GGAAAAGAATACGTTTTCATCGCAAACTCAGACAACTTGGGCGCTATAGTCGACATGA AGATACTGAACCACTTGGTCCACAAGCAGAATGAATACTGCATGGAG GTTACCCCGAAAACCTTGGCCGATGTGAAAGGTGGCACACTGATCTCATATGAAGGAAGGGTTCAG CTTCTGGAGATTGCACAAGTTCCTGATGCACAT GTGGATGAATTCAAATCGATCGAGAAATTCAAGATCTTCAACACTAACAACTT ATGGGTGAGCTTGAAGGCTATCAAGCGCCTTGTCGAGGCTGATGCCCTCAAGATGGAGATCATTCCAAACCCGAAG GAAGTTGAGGGCGTGAAAGTCCTTCAGTTGGAAACTGCAGCTGGTGCCGCAATCAGG TTCTTTGACCACGCAATCGGCATGAATGTTCCGAGGTCCCGGTTCCTACCAGTGAAGGCAACATCAGATTTGCAGCTAGTACAG TCTGATCTGTATACCCTGGTTGATGGCTTCGTTACACGCAATTCAGCTAGAACAAATCCATCAAATCCCTCAATTGAACTTGGCCCTGAGTTCAAGAAG GTTGGGTGCTTCCTTGGCCGCTTCAAGTCGATTCCTAGCATTGTTGAGCTCGACAGCTTGAAGGTTTCCGGTGATGTTTGGTTTGGTTCTGGCATCGTGCTGAAG GGCAAGGTGACCATCACAGCAAAACCTGGTGTTAAGCTGGAAATCCCAGATGGAAAAGTGATTGAGAACAAG GATATCAACGGCCCTGAGGACCTTTAA